A portion of the Osmia lignaria lignaria isolate PbOS001 chromosome 15, iyOsmLign1, whole genome shotgun sequence genome contains these proteins:
- the LOC117608350 gene encoding polynucleotide 5'-hydroxyl-kinase NOL9 isoform X2 gives MGLFFESNHDSAGTPLTSESCDKRCSDISEQRNIGAPVIVEALSDSLSSLSIPQVFRQNQKTRAQENDVADFDPSYMENVDAQQNEIIVTRSSNENNNSNNEGNHNRISSPSKSNRRQRKHKKSLENSNANDPNSSPEKPGVSVSRKEEEFFVDEANDEDNGTTEVNVTCPSSSNDIRNDQYSVRFYCLKNKIVAVMAEKSRFCFTGKLVVKVIYGAVQAYGYVITTKNSPIEIYSPRGYSNVSIETSNGFSVENQSDIWTSLNAEGINRGTENKLVVDIDQIQSGMAIVLLWNLENKLTKFLNVFYPFRLFPKIRNGSYHSWSSPKRAEVILQSNLYSGNNDCKELIVDPRVAYEVGEKMLNDWRENKWSCALIAGGKSVGKSTTSRYLINSILATSKWVVLVDVDPGQTECTPAGSISYSLIEEPLMGPNFTHLKTPVFQLYIGDVNVSRCITRYIESIRLLIDKLLHCPVLSQLPIVVNTMGFSQGIGWEIIMYTIKLIRPSLVVQIMSEKAKNNYIGYLSKQVVNRQQPWSSWSVNDIDWNRPCDHELYVVRSHAERKAPAGYETWNMEPYQQRELVMISYLSEIAHNAMSRNNVASLSINEAVPYATPFSSLFISIPRTFVPPTHVLNVINGNIVALCGIDIQDDDPQRSETTSGPRILDRSPLCPCYGFGIVRGVDMEREEVFINTPLPVYVMQYVNCLMGCIPVPVTLLQLNQQKNVPYTGGNHVLPMSREPRRGYFRMRYQRVQNNA, from the exons ATGGGTCTTTTCTTTGAGTCGAACCACGACTCGGCGGGAACACCGTTAACCAGTGAGAGCTGTGACAAGCGATGTAGTGACATTTCAGAACAAAGAAACATAGGTGCACCGGTAATAGTCGAAGCGCTTTCGGACAGCTTGTCTTCGCTCAGTATACCGCAAGTATTTCGACAGAATCAAAAAACGAGAGCGCAAGAAAACGATGTCGCTGACTTTGATCCATCGTACATGGAGAACGTCGATGCGCAACAGAACGAAATCATCGTTACTCGATCGTCGAacgaaaataataattccaataacGAGGGAAACCATAATAGAATATCGTCACCGTCAAAGAGCAATCGTAGACAACGAAAACATAAAAAATCGTTAGAAAACAGCAATGCAAACGATCCTAATTCTAGTCCAGAGAAGCCTGGCGTATCTGTCAgtagaaaggaagaagaattcTTTGTCGACGAGGCGAACGATGAAGATAACGGTACGACAGAAGTAAACGTTACTTGTCCAAGCAGTAGCAACGATATTCGCAATGATCAGTATTCCGTACGGTTTTATTGTCTCAAGAATAAAATTGTGGCTGTAATGGCAGAGAAGTCACGGTTCTGTTTCACTGGTAAATTAGTAGTAAAAGTGATATACGGAGCGGTGCAAGCTTACGGTTACGTTATAACTACGAAGAATAGCCCTATCGAGATCTACTCTCCAAGGGGATACAGCAACGTTTCGATCGAAACGAGTAATGGATTTTCAGTAGAAAACCAGTCGGATATATGGACGTCGCTTAATGCCGAAGGTATCAATCGAGGTACGGAAAATAAGTTAGTCGTCGATATAGATCAGATCCAAAGCGGCATGGCGATAGTTCTGCTATGGAATTTAGAGAATAAACTGACCAAGTTCCTGAACGTCTTTTATCCGTTTCGACTATTTCCAAAGATAAGAAATGGATCGTATCATTCCTGGAGCAGCCCAAAGAGAGCCGAAGTAATATTACAATCGAATCTTTATAGCGGTAACAACGATTGTAAGGAATTGATCGTTGATCCACGCGTGGCGTACGAAGTTGGTGAGAAAATGTTAAACGACTGGCGCGAAAACAAATGGTCTTGCGCTTTGATCGCTGGTGGTAAATCCGTGGGTAAATCTACTACTAGCCGTTATTTAATAAACAGTATATTAGCCACGTCTAAGTGGGTGGTATTGGTGGATGTTGATCCCGGTCAAACGGAATGTACACCAGCTGGTTCTATATCGTACAGTTTAATCGAGGAACCTCTGATGGGGCCAAATTTTACGCATTTAAAGACACCTGTATTCCAATTGTACATCGGAGACGTGAACGTGTCACGATGTATCACGCGGTACATCGAAAGTATCAGACTGTTGATCGATAAATTGTTACACTGTCCCGTTCTATCGCAATTACCCATCGTCGTGAATACGATGGGTTTCTCTCAGGGTATCGGATGGGAGATAATTATGTATACGATAAAATTGATTCGACCTTCTTTGGTGGTACAAATCATGTCTGAGAAAGCTAAAAACAATTACATTGGATATTTGAGTAAACAAGTTGTAAATCGACAG CAACCGTGGTCTTCGTGGAGCGTGAACGATATCGATTGGAACCGACCATGCGATCACGAGCTTTACGTGGTACGTTCGCACGCGGAACGTAAAGCACCTGCAGGATACGAAACCTGGAACATGGAGCCGTATCAACAGCGGGAACTCGTTATGATCTCCTATCTAAGTGAAATCGCTCACAATGCTAT GTCGCGCAATAATGTTGCATCATTAAGTATTAACGAAGCAGTGCCCTACGC AACACCTTTTTCTTCGTTATTCATTTCGATCCCGCGAACGTTTGTACCTCCCACGCACGTGTTGAACGTAATAAATGGTAATATAGTAGCTCTGTGTGGAATCGATATACAGGACGACGATCCACAAAGAAGCGAAACTACATCTGGTCCTCGCATACTGGATAGATCGCCTCTTTGCCCTTGTTACGGTTTCG GAATCGTTAGAGGAGTCGACATGGAACGGGAAGAAGTGTTTATAAACACACCATTACCGGTATACGTGATGCAATACGTGAACTGTTTAATGGGTTGTATACCGGTGCCCGTCACGCTTTTACAGTTGAATCAACAAAAGAACGTACCTTACACCGGTGGAAATCACGTTTTGCCAATGAGCCGAGAACCTCGTAGAGGATATTTCCGTATGAGGTACCAAAGAGTGCAAAACAATGCTTAA
- the LOC117608350 gene encoding polynucleotide 5'-hydroxyl-kinase NOL9 isoform X1 — protein MKTTQIKKLKTKILKIGTKQSKAILPQYKAKHQIVYGKKKSFLKGLIMNSSRAKSKTVQNASLNRNSPNKKQGISECIVKQRKKKSRTVPKEFGSAKQNSMGLFFESNHDSAGTPLTSESCDKRCSDISEQRNIGAPVIVEALSDSLSSLSIPQVFRQNQKTRAQENDVADFDPSYMENVDAQQNEIIVTRSSNENNNSNNEGNHNRISSPSKSNRRQRKHKKSLENSNANDPNSSPEKPGVSVSRKEEEFFVDEANDEDNGTTEVNVTCPSSSNDIRNDQYSVRFYCLKNKIVAVMAEKSRFCFTGKLVVKVIYGAVQAYGYVITTKNSPIEIYSPRGYSNVSIETSNGFSVENQSDIWTSLNAEGINRGTENKLVVDIDQIQSGMAIVLLWNLENKLTKFLNVFYPFRLFPKIRNGSYHSWSSPKRAEVILQSNLYSGNNDCKELIVDPRVAYEVGEKMLNDWRENKWSCALIAGGKSVGKSTTSRYLINSILATSKWVVLVDVDPGQTECTPAGSISYSLIEEPLMGPNFTHLKTPVFQLYIGDVNVSRCITRYIESIRLLIDKLLHCPVLSQLPIVVNTMGFSQGIGWEIIMYTIKLIRPSLVVQIMSEKAKNNYIGYLSKQVVNRQQPWSSWSVNDIDWNRPCDHELYVVRSHAERKAPAGYETWNMEPYQQRELVMISYLSEIAHNAMSRNNVASLSINEAVPYATPFSSLFISIPRTFVPPTHVLNVINGNIVALCGIDIQDDDPQRSETTSGPRILDRSPLCPCYGFGIVRGVDMEREEVFINTPLPVYVMQYVNCLMGCIPVPVTLLQLNQQKNVPYTGGNHVLPMSREPRRGYFRMRYQRVQNNA, from the exons atgaaaacgacgcaaataaaaaaattgaaaacaaaaattcttaaaattggCACGAAACAAAGCAAGGC gaTATTGCCACAGTATAAAGCGAAGCATCAAATAGTTTATGGAAAAAAGAAATCCTTTCTTAAAGGTTTAATTATGAATTCTTCACGCGCGAAAAGTAAAACCGTTCAGAATGCTTCGTTAAACAGAAATTCGCCAAACAAGAAACAAGGAATTTCGGAGTGTATCgtaaaacaaagaaagaaaaagtcacGCACTGTCCCAAAAGAGTTTGGAAGTGCAAAACAAA ATTCAATGGGTCTTTTCTTTGAGTCGAACCACGACTCGGCGGGAACACCGTTAACCAGTGAGAGCTGTGACAAGCGATGTAGTGACATTTCAGAACAAAGAAACATAGGTGCACCGGTAATAGTCGAAGCGCTTTCGGACAGCTTGTCTTCGCTCAGTATACCGCAAGTATTTCGACAGAATCAAAAAACGAGAGCGCAAGAAAACGATGTCGCTGACTTTGATCCATCGTACATGGAGAACGTCGATGCGCAACAGAACGAAATCATCGTTACTCGATCGTCGAacgaaaataataattccaataacGAGGGAAACCATAATAGAATATCGTCACCGTCAAAGAGCAATCGTAGACAACGAAAACATAAAAAATCGTTAGAAAACAGCAATGCAAACGATCCTAATTCTAGTCCAGAGAAGCCTGGCGTATCTGTCAgtagaaaggaagaagaattcTTTGTCGACGAGGCGAACGATGAAGATAACGGTACGACAGAAGTAAACGTTACTTGTCCAAGCAGTAGCAACGATATTCGCAATGATCAGTATTCCGTACGGTTTTATTGTCTCAAGAATAAAATTGTGGCTGTAATGGCAGAGAAGTCACGGTTCTGTTTCACTGGTAAATTAGTAGTAAAAGTGATATACGGAGCGGTGCAAGCTTACGGTTACGTTATAACTACGAAGAATAGCCCTATCGAGATCTACTCTCCAAGGGGATACAGCAACGTTTCGATCGAAACGAGTAATGGATTTTCAGTAGAAAACCAGTCGGATATATGGACGTCGCTTAATGCCGAAGGTATCAATCGAGGTACGGAAAATAAGTTAGTCGTCGATATAGATCAGATCCAAAGCGGCATGGCGATAGTTCTGCTATGGAATTTAGAGAATAAACTGACCAAGTTCCTGAACGTCTTTTATCCGTTTCGACTATTTCCAAAGATAAGAAATGGATCGTATCATTCCTGGAGCAGCCCAAAGAGAGCCGAAGTAATATTACAATCGAATCTTTATAGCGGTAACAACGATTGTAAGGAATTGATCGTTGATCCACGCGTGGCGTACGAAGTTGGTGAGAAAATGTTAAACGACTGGCGCGAAAACAAATGGTCTTGCGCTTTGATCGCTGGTGGTAAATCCGTGGGTAAATCTACTACTAGCCGTTATTTAATAAACAGTATATTAGCCACGTCTAAGTGGGTGGTATTGGTGGATGTTGATCCCGGTCAAACGGAATGTACACCAGCTGGTTCTATATCGTACAGTTTAATCGAGGAACCTCTGATGGGGCCAAATTTTACGCATTTAAAGACACCTGTATTCCAATTGTACATCGGAGACGTGAACGTGTCACGATGTATCACGCGGTACATCGAAAGTATCAGACTGTTGATCGATAAATTGTTACACTGTCCCGTTCTATCGCAATTACCCATCGTCGTGAATACGATGGGTTTCTCTCAGGGTATCGGATGGGAGATAATTATGTATACGATAAAATTGATTCGACCTTCTTTGGTGGTACAAATCATGTCTGAGAAAGCTAAAAACAATTACATTGGATATTTGAGTAAACAAGTTGTAAATCGACAG CAACCGTGGTCTTCGTGGAGCGTGAACGATATCGATTGGAACCGACCATGCGATCACGAGCTTTACGTGGTACGTTCGCACGCGGAACGTAAAGCACCTGCAGGATACGAAACCTGGAACATGGAGCCGTATCAACAGCGGGAACTCGTTATGATCTCCTATCTAAGTGAAATCGCTCACAATGCTAT GTCGCGCAATAATGTTGCATCATTAAGTATTAACGAAGCAGTGCCCTACGC AACACCTTTTTCTTCGTTATTCATTTCGATCCCGCGAACGTTTGTACCTCCCACGCACGTGTTGAACGTAATAAATGGTAATATAGTAGCTCTGTGTGGAATCGATATACAGGACGACGATCCACAAAGAAGCGAAACTACATCTGGTCCTCGCATACTGGATAGATCGCCTCTTTGCCCTTGTTACGGTTTCG GAATCGTTAGAGGAGTCGACATGGAACGGGAAGAAGTGTTTATAAACACACCATTACCGGTATACGTGATGCAATACGTGAACTGTTTAATGGGTTGTATACCGGTGCCCGTCACGCTTTTACAGTTGAATCAACAAAAGAACGTACCTTACACCGGTGGAAATCACGTTTTGCCAATGAGCCGAGAACCTCGTAGAGGATATTTCCGTATGAGGTACCAAAGAGTGCAAAACAATGCTTAA